In Natrinema amylolyticum, the DNA window GTGATTTCTGACGATGAGCGACTCACAGACGGACCGACAGGAACAGGCGGACGTCCCGGTCACCGGCGACGAACTGGTCGACACCTTCCCTGGCTACCGGGCCGAAGATGACATCACCGTCCTCGAGCGCCCCGGCCGCGAGGCGTCGACGGTCCCCAACGAGCGCGTTCTGCGACCCGAACTGGCCGATCCGCTCGAGAACGACCTCTACTCGCATCAGGCCGAGGCCCTCGAGGCGCTGGGACGCGACGAGAACGTCTGCGTCGCGACGAGCACCTCTTCCGGGAAGACCCGGATCTACGCCCTCCAGATCGCCAGAAACTATCTCGAGGCCCGTGCCCGGAACGAGGACGCCACAGCATACGTCCTCTACCCGACGAAGGCGCTCTCGCGGGACCAGGAGCGGGAGCTGAACGACCTCTTCGACGATCTGGGACTCGAGATCACGGTGCGAGTTTACGACGGCGACACCGAGCGCGGGAGCAATCGCAAGCGGATCCGCGAGGAGGCCGACGTCATCATCTCGAACTTCGCGGGCGTGAACACCTACCTCCACGACCACGACCGCTGGGCGCGGTTCCTCTCGGCCTGCGATCTGGTCGTGATCGACGAATCGCACACCTACACGGGCGTCCACGGGATGCACGTCGCCTGGATCGTCCGCCGGCTGAAACGCGTCCTCGGCTACTACGACGCCGATCCGCAGTTCGTCCTCACGAGCGCGACGATCGGGAACCCCGGCGAGCACTCCGCAGCGCTGATCGACGAACCCGTGTCCGTGGTCGACGAGGACGGCTCTCCCACGGGACCGCGGGATCTGGTGCTCTGGAACCCGCCGCCGCGGGCTCGCGAGGACGGGCGAAGCGAGTCCTCGGAGACGCGACCGGGAGCGACGCGGGCCGAGCGCGGCGAGGGCCGCGAGGAGCGACGCGCGAGTCGCGAGGACGCGGTTGACGAACGCAACGAGCGGAGCGGAAGCGACGAAGAGCCAGTACGGAACGGACCGTCCGACGCGGCCGAGGACGCCATCCTCGAGCGCGTCCCCGCCACCGTCGAGGCCCCGCGGATGCTTTCCCATCTGACCTACCACGACGCCCAGACGCTGCTCTTTACCCCCTCGAGGAAGCTCGCCGAACTCTCGGTCAAGCGGGCGTCGAAACACCGCCACGACAACCGCCGCTACTATACGAACCCCGACCGCGGGAGCGCCATCGAACCCTACCACGCGGGTCACTCGCGGAAGAAGCGCCACGGGACCGAACACCAGCTCAAGACCGGCGTGTTAGACGGCGTCGCCTCGACCAACGCTCTCGAGTTGGGGATCAACATCGGCGAGATGGACGCCACCGTCCAGTTGGGCTATCCGGGCCAGCGTCAGTCGTTCTGGCAGCAGATCGGCCGCGCAGGACGGGGAACCAAACGCGCGCTCTCGGTGCTCGTCGCCGAACACCGCACGCTCGACCAGTACGTCGTCTCGAACCCGGACTACCTCCTTGAGTCCGACGTCGAGGACGCGGTCGTCGACGTGGACAACGACGCGGTGTTCGCCCAGCACCTGCGCTGTGCGGCCGACGAACTGGCGATCGACGAGACCGACGCGGGGGACCTCGCCGACCGCGAGCGCCTCGAGCGGGCGATCGAGATGTGGCGCCGCGCGGGTCAGCTTCGGGGGAACCTCGAGACCGGCGTCTCCTACGTGGGTCCGCCCCGTCCCCAGCAGACGATTTCGCTGTACGCGACGACTGGTCAGGAGTACGAGGTCGATCTCGCCGACGGCGTCGACGAGCGCCGCGATCCGGGGATGGAGCCGCTCGCGAAGGAGCGAGTACTGCGGGACTTCCACGAGGGCGCGGTTCGGCTGCATCAGGGCCAGCAGTACGAGGTGACGGACGTCGACCACGACGCGCCCCGGCCCTCGGTGACGGTCCGACCGACGGACGTCGACTACTACACGCGGACGCGGACCGACGTGACGGTCCTCGACGCCGTCTCAGAGGAGTCCCGCGACGTCGGCGGCTTCACGTTGCACTTCGGCCGCGGCCGGGTGCTGGTCTATCACGGTACCTACGACAAGGTCGCCGTCCACGGCGGGAAACGCAAGGAGCAGGGGATCCCCACCGAGAATCCGCCGCTCGAGATGGAGACCCAACTGTGCTGGCTCGAGGTGCCCCAGCGCGTCGAGCGGGCGCTGATCGAGAAATACCGCGACTTCGAAGTGCCCGAACTCGAGGACGGGCTGGCGGGGACGGCCCATCTGGGCTACGCGGGCGGGCTTCACGCCGCCGAGCACGCGACGATCGGGGTCGCCCCGCTCGAGTTGATGGTCGACAAGCGCGATCTGGGCGGACTGGCGACGCTGACGATCGACTCGCACCTCGCTCAGGAGCAGGGCGGAGACGACGGGAACGGGATGGGGCCAGGGACAGGCCCCGGTCCCGACGGGGCGGGCGGCGACGCCGCACCGCGAAACATCGCCGCCGCCGAGGCCGCGGTGCGGGAGATCGCGAACGGCCTTGACCGGACGCCAGCCAGCGGCTGGTTCATCTACGACGGTATCGAGGGTGGCCTGGGATTCGCGCGGGCGATCTACGAGAACTACGAGGCCGTCGCCGAGCGCGCCCGCGAACTCATCGCGGACTGCGACTGCGGGAACGTCGACGGCTGTCCGGCCTGTGTGATGGACGACCAGTGTGGCAACGATAACCAGCCGCTGCACCGCGACGCGGCCGTGGACGTGCTGGATCAGTTGCTCGAGAACGAGGGCGAGGGAGCGCTCGAGGCGTATTTGCCGGACGAGGAACACGGCGGAGATCGGCGGCCGCCGCTGTTCTACGCGTGACGGACGGCCGTCAGCGTCCGGAATCGCACAAACGGATCGATCCCGGACAGCTACGGCGGATTCTATCGCCGGTGGCGCTCTCGGAAGATATTTCAACTCGCTGTACTTTGTCGAACTATGAGCGGCGCAGTATTCGTCGGGTTCGTCTGGCTGTTCGTAGGGATCGTCGGAACGCTCTGGGTGTTCATCGACGCGTCCGAAAACAGCTCGCAGAGCGCGGTGCTCTGGGGGCTCGTCGCGTTCCTCGGTGGGATTCTCGGGATACTCCTCTACGTGCTTCTCGGACGGGACGGCGGGTCCGAGCGGTCTCGAACACGGACCGAACCGGCCCGCGGAACGGCGAAGATCAGCCATCGATGCCAGTCGTGTGGCGAGAAGTACTACGCCCCGGACAGCGAAATCAGTAGCTGCCGCAACTGCGGCGGCATAAAAGTCGAGCGGCTGGGGTGAAGCGGGAACGCGTGGTCCGGTCAGGGCTCGACGACCAAATCGGGACAGACCGCCGCCGCTCGTCCCTCGAGTTTGGTCGGGCTGCCCTCGAGACGGTACGCGAAGTCGTAGGCGGCGCTGCCGCCGGAGCCGTGAACGACGGCGATTCTGCCGGTGCCCTCGTCGCCGGTACAGCCGTCCGCGGCGGTCTCATCGAGGAACGCAAACGGCGCGTACGTCGTCTCGAACGATTTCGTCTCCCCCGGTTGCACGACGAGATCCGTTCTCGAGGGGGATAGCGGACGGTTCTCGTCGACGCCGACGACGCCCGATCCGAGCTCGAACGACGACTGATCGAACGAGTCGCTCTGCGGGTCGATCGTCGGGTTCGGAACGTCACCATGGATTGCAACGAACCTGACGAGCAGTGGTCCGTCACCCTGATTCTCGATCTCGAGGCGCGCGCGACCGTCTGGGAGGGGTTCCACGGTGCTCACGTATGCGTGAGCCAATCCCCAAATCCGCTGCTGGGCCGAGCCGTCCGGCGTCTCAGCCTTCACGCGGAGCGACTGAGAGACGTACGTCTCGAGTCGGTCCGGGAAGACGACGGGGAATCGGACGGGGTTCGACGGCCGCTCGACCGTCTCGTACTCCTCGTCCGCGACGCCGTCGAACAGGACGACCCGCTGAACGTCGCGGTCGTCGCGAAACCGGACGACGAGCTCCGTTCCCTCGTACCGGTAGTCCGCGAACACGTCGTCGGCATCGGGACCGGTATTCGAGAACGATATCGAACTTACGCAGCCGGCCGAGAGGACGATTCCACCGGTTGCGAGCGTCTGGAGGAACGGGCGGCGGTTCATGTGCACGCATATTAAACCAATTGATAAGTATAGATTCCTATCCTTTCATCGACGCATTCGTGTCGCGTTCGTCGGATTGGGACGGCGCGTCGTCCTCGAAGACGCCGCCACGTTCGCCGACGAAATATACCACGTCCGTGCATACTTTCACCTCGAGGAAAGAGCAACGCTTACAGGTTCGTGCGTTCCGCTATCGACCATGCGAGAGAACGTGCTGCTGATCGGGGGCGGCGGCCGCGAGCACGCCATCGCCCGCGCGTTAGCGGACAGCGAGGCCGACCTGTACGCCTGTGCCGGCAACAAGAATCCCGGTATCGCCCGCATCGCGGCCGGGTTCGACACGCTCGAGACGACGAACCCGAAAGCCGTGGTCGACTACGCCGAGGACGTCGACGCGACGATCGCCGTCATCGGCCCGGAAGCGCCGCTCGAGGCCGGCGTCGCGGACGAACTCGAGGCCGCCGGCATCTACGCCTTCGGGCCGAAGGAAGAGGACGCCCGCATCGAGACGGACAAGGCGTTCCAGCGGCGGTTCATGGCGGAGAACAACATCCCGGGCTGTCCGGACTTCGAGACGTTCGACGACATGGAGGCCGCCTGCGACTTCATCGACGAGTACGACGGCGACCTCGCGATCAAGCCCGCCGGACTGACCGGCGGGAAGGGGGTCAAAGTCATCGGCGATCAGGTCACCGCCGAGGAGGGCAAGGAGTACATTCGAGAGTCCGACTACGACCGGATCGTCTTGGAGGAGCGGCTTATCGGCGAGGAGTTCACCGTACAGGCGTTCGTCGCCAACGGCGAGTTCCGCACCGCGCCCGCGGTCCAGGACCACAAGCGCGCCTACGAGGGCGACGAGGGACCGAACACGGGCGGGATGGGGAGCTACTCCGACGCGACCGACGAACTGCCGTTCATGACCGAGTCGGACTACGAGGACGCCGTCTCGATCATCGAGGCCACCGTCGACGCCCTCGACGACTATCGGGGCATCCTCTACGGTCAGTTCATGCTGACCACCACCGGTCCCCGCGTCGTCGAGTTCAACGCCCGCTTCGGCGACCCCGAAGCGATGAACACGCTGCCCGTCCTCGAGACCGATTTCCTCGACGTGCTCACCGCGGCTCGAGACGACGATCCGCTGCCAGCACTCTCGTTCGCCGAGCAGGCGACGGTCTGCAAGTACGCCGTGCCCGAGGGCTACCCGACGGATCCCGAGTCCGGCGCGAAGGTTCGAGTCGACGAGGAGAGTGCGGGCGACGCGTTGCTCTACTACGCCAGCGTCGAAGAGCGAAGCTCTTCGGGCAATCAGAACTCTTCGAGTTCTGATGACGTCGACGAACGCGACGACGGCATCTACACGACGACCTCCCGATCGTTCGCGCTGGTCGGCGTCGCCGACTCGATCGCCGAGGCCGAGGAGATCGCCGAAGACGCGCTCGCGGTCGCCGGCGAAGAGGGACTGCGCGTGCGCCACGACATCGGTAAAGCGGATCTCATTCAGCGCCGGATCGATCACATGAACGAGCTTCGCGGCGAGTAACGGTCGATCGTCCCCGTCCGTTCACGACTTCCCAGTTCCACTCGACTCCCGTCCGAGTCGCGTTACCGTTTTTCGACGTCCGTCTCGTCGGCGACGTCGTCGATCGTCTCGAGCAACAGCCTCGCACCCAGTTCGATCTCTCGTTCGGTGACGTCGAGCGGCGGCAGCAATCGCAGCGTCTTGTAGCCGCAGCCGAGGGTCAACAGGCCCCGTCGGAACGCCGACTCGAGGACCGCGTCGCGGCGGTCTTTCGTATCGAACTCCACGGCGAGCATGAGCCCGCGGCCGCGGACGTCGATCGCGCCGGGCGCGTCGCCGTCCGCGACGGCGTCCTCGAGGATCGTCCGGAACTGCTCGCCTCGCTCGCGGACGTTCGCGAGCAGATCCTCCTCGTGGATGGTGTCGATCGTGAGAACCCCCTGCATCGCGGCAACGAGATCGCCCGCGCCCCACGTCGAGGAGAGCCGGCTCTTCTCCCGGGGGAAGACGTCCGACCGCGAGATCGTTGCGCCCACGCGCAGCCCCTTCCCGCTCGTGATGACGTCCGGTGTGAGATCGAGGTGGTCGACGGCCCACAGTTCGCCGGTCCGGCCCACTCCGGACTGGATCTCGTCGGCGATTATCTTGAGCCCGTACCGATCGCGGAGCGCTTCGAGGTCGCGGGCGAACTCGGGGTGAGCGACCCGGTAGCCGCCCTCGCCCTGGATCGGCTCGAGGATGAGATAGGCGACTTCCTCGGGATCGACGACGCCGCGCTCGGGGTGGAGGGCGTCGGCGACGACGTTGCCGCCGGGACCGTCGGTTCGCCAGCGGGTTTCGTACTCCTCGTCGGTCGCGGGATAGGGGACGCTGACGACGCCCGGAATTTCCGGAAAGCCGCTGCGGTGGACGGCCTTCGAGCGGTTGAGCGAGAGCGCGCCGAGCGTGCGGCCGTGGAACGCCCCGTCGAACGTGAACGCGCGGTGGCCGCCCGCGGCGTAGCAGATCTTGATCGCGTTCTCGACGGCCTCCGCGCCGGAGTTCGAGAGGAAGACCCGATCCATATCGTAGTGGTCGGTCATCGCGATCAGCCGGTCCATCAGCTGCGTCGGACCGGGAAAGTCGGGGTCGTCCGGCCGGCCGCCGCCGCTGACGTAGAAATCTTGCCCCGCGATCTTCAGCGGATCGACGAGGTCGAACGAGCGGAGTTTCTCGCGAATCGTCGGGTTGTTGTACCCCAGCGGCGCGGCCGCGACGTGACTCGTAAAGTCCAGCAGGACGTTGCCGTCGACGTCGGTACAGAAGGGGCCGACGGCCTCGGCGGTCGTGTCCCAGACGAACTCGTAGACGTACGTACTCGGGGCGGCGAACTCGTGGTGGTAATCGACCCACTCGCTGGCCCGTTCGCCGGGGATCGTATCGACCTGCGGTTCGACCGTTGCTCGGTCCATGGTACTCCCTTCGTCCGCCCGCCGGTAAATACTGCCCGTCGGTACAGTACCTGCGTTCTAGACGACGAGCAGTACCGACGCGATCGCCCCGCCCAGCAGCAAAATCGTGCTGTAGGCCGCGACCCGGTTCCGGAAGCCGTCGTTCGCCGACGTCGCCGCCAGTAGGGCCTTGACCACGATGCTCGAGACCGTCGCGAGCAGGATCGCGATCGTCGCCTCCGCCGGCCCCAGTTGGCCGCCGCGGTAGAGGACGACCGCCGAGGTGGTCGCACCGGCGCTCGAGACGAAGCCACTGGCGACCGCCGTCGCGTAGAAGCCGAGCGTTCCGAACCACGTCTCGGCCAGCGATCCGAACACGAGCACGACGAGAAAGACGGCCCCGAACCCGAGGGCGTTCTTCAGCGAGAACGGGCTCTCGAGTTCCATCGGCCCGGACTCGCTCCAGTCAGCGGTGAGCGCGGCGACGGCGAAGGCCAGCAGGATGACGGCACCCAGCGGGACGATCGCCTCGATGAGGATATCGGTGCCGCCGCC includes these proteins:
- the purD gene encoding phosphoribosylamine--glycine ligase; the protein is MRENVLLIGGGGREHAIARALADSEADLYACAGNKNPGIARIAAGFDTLETTNPKAVVDYAEDVDATIAVIGPEAPLEAGVADELEAAGIYAFGPKEEDARIETDKAFQRRFMAENNIPGCPDFETFDDMEAACDFIDEYDGDLAIKPAGLTGGKGVKVIGDQVTAEEGKEYIRESDYDRIVLEERLIGEEFTVQAFVANGEFRTAPAVQDHKRAYEGDEGPNTGGMGSYSDATDELPFMTESDYEDAVSIIEATVDALDDYRGILYGQFMLTTTGPRVVEFNARFGDPEAMNTLPVLETDFLDVLTAARDDDPLPALSFAEQATVCKYAVPEGYPTDPESGAKVRVDEESAGDALLYYASVEERSSSGNQNSSSSDDVDERDDGIYTTTSRSFALVGVADSIAEAEEIAEDALAVAGEEGLRVRHDIGKADLIQRRIDHMNELRGE
- a CDS encoding aminotransferase class III-fold pyridoxal phosphate-dependent enzyme, with protein sequence MDRATVEPQVDTIPGERASEWVDYHHEFAAPSTYVYEFVWDTTAEAVGPFCTDVDGNVLLDFTSHVAAAPLGYNNPTIREKLRSFDLVDPLKIAGQDFYVSGGGRPDDPDFPGPTQLMDRLIAMTDHYDMDRVFLSNSGAEAVENAIKICYAAGGHRAFTFDGAFHGRTLGALSLNRSKAVHRSGFPEIPGVVSVPYPATDEEYETRWRTDGPGGNVVADALHPERGVVDPEEVAYLILEPIQGEGGYRVAHPEFARDLEALRDRYGLKIIADEIQSGVGRTGELWAVDHLDLTPDVITSGKGLRVGATISRSDVFPREKSRLSSTWGAGDLVAAMQGVLTIDTIHEEDLLANVRERGEQFRTILEDAVADGDAPGAIDVRGRGLMLAVEFDTKDRRDAVLESAFRRGLLTLGCGYKTLRLLPPLDVTEREIELGARLLLETIDDVADETDVEKR
- a CDS encoding DEAD/DEAH box helicase is translated as MSDSQTDRQEQADVPVTGDELVDTFPGYRAEDDITVLERPGREASTVPNERVLRPELADPLENDLYSHQAEALEALGRDENVCVATSTSSGKTRIYALQIARNYLEARARNEDATAYVLYPTKALSRDQERELNDLFDDLGLEITVRVYDGDTERGSNRKRIREEADVIISNFAGVNTYLHDHDRWARFLSACDLVVIDESHTYTGVHGMHVAWIVRRLKRVLGYYDADPQFVLTSATIGNPGEHSAALIDEPVSVVDEDGSPTGPRDLVLWNPPPRAREDGRSESSETRPGATRAERGEGREERRASREDAVDERNERSGSDEEPVRNGPSDAAEDAILERVPATVEAPRMLSHLTYHDAQTLLFTPSRKLAELSVKRASKHRHDNRRYYTNPDRGSAIEPYHAGHSRKKRHGTEHQLKTGVLDGVASTNALELGINIGEMDATVQLGYPGQRQSFWQQIGRAGRGTKRALSVLVAEHRTLDQYVVSNPDYLLESDVEDAVVDVDNDAVFAQHLRCAADELAIDETDAGDLADRERLERAIEMWRRAGQLRGNLETGVSYVGPPRPQQTISLYATTGQEYEVDLADGVDERRDPGMEPLAKERVLRDFHEGAVRLHQGQQYEVTDVDHDAPRPSVTVRPTDVDYYTRTRTDVTVLDAVSEESRDVGGFTLHFGRGRVLVYHGTYDKVAVHGGKRKEQGIPTENPPLEMETQLCWLEVPQRVERALIEKYRDFEVPELEDGLAGTAHLGYAGGLHAAEHATIGVAPLELMVDKRDLGGLATLTIDSHLAQEQGGDDGNGMGPGTGPGPDGAGGDAAPRNIAAAEAAVREIANGLDRTPASGWFIYDGIEGGLGFARAIYENYEAVAERARELIADCDCGNVDGCPACVMDDQCGNDNQPLHRDAAVDVLDQLLENEGEGALEAYLPDEEHGGDRRPPLFYA